Proteins encoded in a region of the Enterococcus gilvus ATCC BAA-350 genome:
- a CDS encoding tetratricopeptide repeat protein, with protein MSSYSEKMLTALKNEELTEANLMFEEALKKDEPEVLASLSEELQTLGFLEEAKRILEKLVADFPEEDVFYLSLAEIAIEDDDIDGAFEYLEKIQPDSENYLESLLVTADLYQVLGIPEVSEAKLLQAKTLAPEEPLITFALAELHFSANQLGEAIDDYGQLQKQGIDEVANISIDERIGSAYSMMGGFEEAIPFLEKALEKEHTSDRLFQLGFTFYQLHDHQKAINYLQELITLDPEYQSGYYYLADSLKEEELLEEALSAAEEGIKENPYQVELLHLASEIAYRLRDSKKSEELLKQALETGEKTDETLLTLSNLYLNEDQPDKVIEMISQMDEEGNPYAAWNLAQAYNELEDFGAARTYYKQAYEDLAHEPDFLKAYGIFLREDGQLDLARTVLVDYLQMEPGDLEVQSLLEE; from the coding sequence ATGTCTAGTTATAGTGAAAAGATGCTAACAGCATTAAAAAATGAAGAATTAACAGAAGCAAATTTAATGTTTGAAGAGGCTTTAAAAAAGGATGAACCAGAAGTTTTGGCAAGTTTGTCGGAGGAGCTGCAAACATTAGGATTTCTAGAAGAAGCGAAACGTATTTTAGAAAAGCTGGTAGCAGATTTCCCTGAGGAAGATGTTTTCTATCTATCATTAGCAGAGATCGCGATTGAAGATGACGATATTGATGGTGCCTTTGAATATTTAGAAAAAATTCAACCTGACAGTGAGAATTATTTAGAGAGTTTATTAGTGACAGCTGATCTTTATCAAGTTTTAGGTATTCCAGAAGTTAGTGAAGCCAAATTACTACAAGCTAAAACACTAGCGCCAGAAGAGCCTTTGATAACTTTTGCTTTAGCAGAGCTTCATTTTTCTGCCAATCAATTAGGAGAAGCCATTGACGATTATGGCCAGCTTCAGAAACAGGGAATCGATGAGGTAGCAAACATTTCTATTGATGAACGAATTGGTTCTGCTTATAGCATGATGGGGGGATTTGAAGAAGCAATTCCTTTTTTAGAAAAAGCATTAGAAAAAGAGCATACGTCGGATCGATTGTTCCAACTAGGCTTCACTTTTTATCAATTACATGATCATCAAAAGGCAATCAATTATTTACAGGAACTGATTACTCTCGATCCAGAATATCAGAGCGGCTACTATTATCTTGCAGATAGTCTAAAAGAAGAAGAATTACTTGAAGAAGCTTTATCCGCTGCTGAAGAAGGAATAAAAGAGAACCCTTATCAGGTTGAATTACTACACCTGGCTTCTGAAATTGCGTACCGCTTACGAGACAGTAAAAAGTCTGAAGAACTGCTAAAACAGGCGCTCGAAACGGGTGAAAAAACAGACGAAACATTACTTACGTTGAGTAATCTTTATCTAAATGAGGACCAACCAGACAAAGTGATTGAGATGATCAGCCAAATGGATGAAGAAGGTAATCCTTATGCAGCGTGGAATTTGGCACAGGCATATAATGAGCTGGAAGACTTTGGCGCAGCTCGGACCTATTACAAGCAGGCATATGAGGATTTGGCTCATGAACCTGATTTCTTGAAAGCCTATGGTATTTTCCTACGTGAAGATGGTCAACTTGATTTAGCGCGTACGGTCTTGGTCGACTATTTACAAATGGAACCTGGTGATTTAGAGGTGCAATCATTATTAGAAGAGTAG
- the der gene encoding ribosome biogenesis GTPase Der produces the protein MSNPTIAIVGRPNVGKSTLFNRIAGERISIVEDTPGVTRDRIYAKGEWLDHEFSIIDTGGIDIGDEPFMEQIKQQAQIAIEEADVILLVASGKEGVTDADEAVAKILYRSNKPVILMVNKVDNPEMRNDIYEFYSLGLGEPYPVSGSHGLGLGDVLDEAVKHFPADNGEEEDQSIKFSLIGRPNVGKSSLINAILGEDRVIVSDIEGTTRDAIDTKFVGENGQEFTMIDTAGMRKRGKVYENTEKYSVMRAMRAIDRSDVVLVVLNGEEGIREQDKRIAGYAHEAGRGVIIVVNKWDLVKKDTNTMKEFQQEIREEFAYLDYAPIVFVSAATKQRLNKIPTIIEEVSMNQNLRIPSSVLNDIIMDAVAINPTPTDKGKRLKIFYATQVAVKPPTFVVFVNEEELMHFSYARFLENQIRKAFEFEGTPIKIIARRRK, from the coding sequence ATGTCAAATCCTACAATTGCAATAGTTGGTCGCCCTAATGTTGGTAAATCAACATTGTTTAATCGGATTGCCGGTGAGCGAATTTCGATCGTCGAAGATACTCCGGGTGTTACCCGTGATCGAATTTACGCAAAGGGTGAATGGTTGGATCATGAGTTCTCAATCATTGATACTGGCGGAATCGATATTGGCGATGAGCCTTTCATGGAACAAATCAAACAGCAAGCGCAGATTGCCATTGAAGAGGCAGATGTGATTTTGCTTGTGGCAAGTGGTAAAGAAGGGGTCACAGATGCGGATGAAGCAGTTGCCAAGATCCTTTACCGTAGCAACAAGCCAGTGATCCTGATGGTAAATAAAGTTGACAACCCTGAGATGCGAAATGATATTTATGAATTTTACTCATTAGGATTGGGTGAACCATACCCTGTATCAGGAAGTCATGGACTTGGCTTAGGTGATGTATTGGACGAAGCGGTTAAGCATTTTCCTGCTGATAATGGAGAAGAAGAAGATCAATCAATTAAGTTCAGTTTGATTGGCCGCCCTAATGTAGGGAAATCTTCGTTGATCAATGCTATTTTAGGAGAAGACCGAGTTATTGTTTCTGATATTGAAGGAACAACGCGGGATGCCATTGATACGAAGTTTGTCGGTGAAAATGGGCAAGAATTTACAATGATCGATACGGCTGGAATGCGAAAACGTGGGAAAGTCTACGAAAACACAGAAAAATATTCTGTTATGCGGGCGATGCGAGCGATTGATCGCTCAGACGTCGTTCTAGTCGTTTTAAACGGCGAAGAGGGGATACGGGAGCAAGACAAACGAATTGCCGGGTATGCTCATGAAGCAGGTCGTGGTGTCATCATAGTCGTAAATAAATGGGACCTAGTTAAGAAAGATACGAATACAATGAAGGAATTTCAACAGGAGATCCGTGAAGAGTTTGCCTATTTGGATTACGCACCAATTGTGTTTGTTTCTGCAGCAACCAAACAACGGTTAAACAAGATTCCAACGATTATTGAAGAAGTCAGCATGAACCAAAATCTTCGGATTCCTTCATCTGTCTTAAATGATATTATTATGGATGCAGTAGCTATTAATCCAACACCAACGGATAAAGGAAAACGGTTGAAGATTTTTTATGCAACGCAAGTGGCAGTTAAACCTCCAACATTTGTAGTCTTCGTAAATGAGGAAGAATTGATGCATTTCTCTTATGCGCGATTCCTAGAAAATCAAATTCGAAAAGCATTTGAATTTGAAGGAACACCGATAAAAATAATTGCTCGGAGACGAAAATAA
- a CDS encoding HU family DNA-binding protein encodes MANKAELIEKVAAATDLTKKDATAAVDAVFSSIQDALAEGEKVQLIGFGNFEVRERAARKGRNPQTGEEIEIPASKVPAFKPGKALKDAVK; translated from the coding sequence ATGGCAAACAAAGCAGAATTGATCGAAAAGGTTGCAGCAGCTACTGACTTAACTAAGAAAGACGCTACCGCTGCTGTCGATGCTGTATTTTCATCTATCCAAGACGCATTAGCTGAAGGTGAAAAAGTTCAGTTGATCGGCTTCGGTAACTTTGAAGTACGTGAACGTGCGGCCCGCAAAGGACGTAACCCACAAACTGGTGAAGAAATCGAAATTCCAGCAAGCAAAGTACCTGCATTTAAACCAGGTAAAGCGCTAAAAGATGCAGTTAAATAA